One stretch of bacterium DNA includes these proteins:
- a CDS encoding DUF1664 domain-containing protein, whose product MNILPKKATDAFKTTSEALKRITLADIYTKIESLENRLDTRVDTLSERIEKVDEKFDKRFDKLDQKIDTQVGQVRQEIGQVRQEVGQVRQEFGQLGQRVDQINQRLDTIMQMLVDISKKEK is encoded by the coding sequence ATGAACATTTTACCTAAAAAAGCCACAGATGCATTCAAGACGACTTCCGAAGCACTCAAAAGAATAACACTGGCTGATATCTACACCAAAATTGAATCTTTGGAAAATCGGTTAGATACAAGGGTTGACACATTAAGCGAACGAATTGAAAAAGTTGATGAGAAGTTTGATAAGAGATTCGATAAACTCGATCAAAAGATTGATACACAAGTCGGCCAAGTAAGGCAGGAAATAGGGCAGGTAAGACAAGAGGTTGGACAGGTAAGGCAGGAATTCGGCCAATTAGGTCAACGTGTAGATCAGATTAACCAGCGGCTTGATACCATCATGCAAATGTTGGTTGACATATCCAAGAAAGAAAAATAG
- a CDS encoding helix-turn-helix domain-containing protein, which yields MTTKEVAKLLKSSEVWIKQLIKKGVIPSYKIGGKRLFKKEEIERWIDSQKEARVATR from the coding sequence ATGACTACTAAAGAAGTAGCGAAGTTGTTAAAATCCAGTGAAGTATGGATTAAGCAGCTTATTAAAAAAGGCGTAATCCCTTCTTATAAAATCGGCGGGAAAAGGCTTTTTAAAAAAGAAGAAATTGAAAGATGGATTGATTCTCAGAAAGAAGCAAGGGTGGCTACAAGATGA
- a CDS encoding nucleotidyl transferase AbiEii/AbiGii toxin family protein: MDFNLVMKKLLAAFESEGIRYALMGGFALGFWGVHRATVDIDFLVDRDDLGKISRVMTELGYDCVHRTENVSQYVSPLAVFGEIDFIHAFRKISLSMMRRAEEKKIFGGSFTIRVLKPEDLIGLKVQAMANDKARWTADLADIESIMALHHKDLDWSDIEEYFALFGLEETAGELRRKYRGSH, translated from the coding sequence ATGGATTTCAATCTGGTAATGAAGAAACTCTTGGCTGCATTTGAGAGTGAGGGTATCCGGTATGCTCTCATGGGGGGATTTGCCCTGGGTTTTTGGGGTGTGCATCGGGCCACAGTGGATATTGATTTTCTGGTTGACCGGGATGATCTCGGCAAAATTAGCCGTGTTATGACTGAACTTGGTTATGATTGTGTGCATCGGACGGAAAATGTCTCCCAGTATGTTTCACCTTTGGCTGTTTTTGGGGAAATCGACTTCATTCATGCCTTTCGTAAGATATCCCTGAGTATGATGAGAAGAGCTGAGGAGAAGAAAATATTTGGTGGAAGTTTCACCATAAGAGTCCTGAAACCCGAAGACCTGATTGGCTTAAAAGTGCAGGCTATGGCCAATGACAAGGCAAGATGGACTGCTGATCTTGCTGATATTGAAAGCATAATGGCTCTGCATCATAAAGACCTTGATTGGTCGGATATTGAGGAGTATTTTGCTTTATTTGGTCTTGAGGAGACAGCAGGGGAATTGAGGAGAAAATACCGTGGCTCTCACTGA
- a CDS encoding class I SAM-dependent DNA methyltransferase, with protein sequence MSNGNSNTNTTTNTSSIISKVWSFCNVLRDDGVSYGDYLEQLTYLLFLKMADEFSKPPYNRHLPIPQEYTWESLRSKRGADLETHYINLLRTLGQQKGMLGQIFTKSQNKIQDPAKLYKIIDMIDKENWALMGADIKGQIYEGLLEKNAEDTKSGAGQYFTPRDLIKVMVACIRPEPMKTIADPACGTGGFFLAAYDFIVHNHNRSLDREQKEFLKHKTFFGNEIVANTRRLCLMNMFLHNIGEIDGESFISPADALVADTGERYDYVLTNPPFGKKSSMTATNEEGEQEKEDLTYNRQDFWATTSNKQLNFVQHIHTMLKTTGCAAVVVPDNVLFEGGAGETVRKKLLQTTDLHTILRLPTGIFYKQGVKANVIFFDNKPASKEPWTQEVWIYDFRTNIHFTLKKDPMKFEDMNDFIECYCPENRCARKETWSENNPDGRWRKFTYDEVVARDKTSLDIFWLKDKSLADLDNLPDLDVLAGEIIETLEASVESFKQIMETINGE encoded by the coding sequence ATGAGTAATGGTAATAGTAACACCAACACTACCACTAATACATCCAGCATCATATCCAAGGTATGGAGTTTTTGCAATGTACTCAGGGATGATGGCGTAAGCTATGGTGACTATCTGGAACAGCTTACATACCTCCTGTTTCTGAAAATGGCGGATGAATTCAGCAAACCCCCTTATAACCGTCACCTGCCTATCCCTCAAGAGTATACCTGGGAGAGTCTGCGTTCAAAAAGAGGGGCTGATCTTGAGACGCACTACATAAATCTTTTACGGACCCTTGGACAGCAAAAGGGGATGCTGGGACAGATTTTTACCAAATCTCAGAATAAGATTCAAGATCCGGCCAAGCTTTATAAGATCATCGACATGATCGACAAAGAGAACTGGGCGCTCATGGGTGCTGACATAAAAGGCCAGATATACGAAGGATTGCTGGAGAAAAACGCGGAGGACACCAAAAGCGGGGCAGGTCAGTATTTTACCCCAAGAGACTTGATAAAGGTGATGGTCGCATGTATCCGTCCTGAACCTATGAAGACCATAGCCGATCCCGCCTGCGGTACGGGTGGTTTTTTCCTGGCGGCTTATGATTTTATCGTCCATAACCATAACCGCAGCCTCGACAGGGAGCAAAAGGAATTCCTGAAACATAAAACCTTCTTCGGAAACGAAATTGTGGCCAATACCAGAAGATTATGCCTGATGAACATGTTCCTGCATAACATTGGCGAAATAGATGGAGAATCGTTTATCTCACCGGCTGACGCCCTGGTTGCGGATACCGGCGAACGATATGATTATGTGCTTACCAATCCGCCTTTTGGCAAAAAGAGCAGTATGACAGCCACCAACGAAGAAGGAGAGCAGGAGAAAGAGGACCTTACCTATAACCGGCAGGATTTCTGGGCAACCACTTCCAATAAGCAGTTGAATTTTGTACAGCATATCCACACGATGCTGAAAACGACAGGATGCGCTGCCGTCGTTGTACCGGATAATGTCCTGTTTGAAGGCGGCGCGGGTGAAACGGTGAGAAAGAAATTGCTGCAAACTACCGATCTGCACACTATCCTGAGACTTCCGACAGGGATATTTTACAAGCAGGGCGTTAAGGCAAATGTGATCTTCTTTGACAATAAACCAGCCAGCAAGGAGCCGTGGACACAAGAGGTCTGGATCTATGATTTTAGAACCAATATCCATTTCACCCTGAAGAAGGACCCGATGAAGTTTGAAGACATGAACGACTTCATCGAATGCTACTGTCCTGAAAACAGGTGCGCAAGGAAAGAAACCTGGTCAGAAAATAATCCTGATGGCAGATGGAGAAAATTTACCTATGACGAAGTCGTTGCCAGAGACAAAACCAGCTTAGACATTTTCTGGCTTAAGGATAAGAGCCTGGCAGATTTGGATAATCTGCCTGATCTGGATGTACTGGCGGGAGAGATTATTGAAACCCTGGAAGCCAGTGTGGAAAGCTTTAAGCAAATCATGGAAACGATAAATGGGGAGTAA
- a CDS encoding sigma 54-interacting transcriptional regulator, producing MAKENQALNAVNHENRPDTSSFLERKIQELTVLYETSRLLVSTPDPKDALGSVLGILHSHMGMSRGTITLLNPQTHDLSIVVAHGLTDQEMERGRYQVGEGITGTVVEKGSPVIVPNVGKEPLFLDRTKARGDIQKKNISFICVPIKMGSVIYGALSVDRLFSEDISFEEDLRLLTIIASNVAQSIKISQMMEEERNRLRDENVTLKEQLKERYSFYNIVGRSNKMTDVFEMIEQVSASDATVLIRGESGTGKELVANAIHYNSPRAKGPFIKMNCAAIPETLIEAELFGHERGAFTGAVVKRIGKFERAHTGTFFLDEIGTLNLTAQAKILRVLQEREFERVGGADTIKVDVRIIAATNKPLEEALQEGTFREDLYYRLNIFPIYLPPLRERKTDILLLADFFLKKYRKKYGKDIRRISTPAIDMLMRYHWPGNVRELENCMERAVLLCTDHVIHSYHLPPTLQTGKESGTLPAQSLDSAIETLEKELIIDALKASHGSLVGAARLLSTSKRVLGLRVKKYRLNPKQYR from the coding sequence ATGGCAAAAGAAAATCAAGCTCTTAACGCTGTTAACCATGAAAACAGACCGGACACGTCCTCCTTTCTGGAAAGGAAGATCCAGGAACTGACTGTGCTTTACGAAACCAGTCGGCTCCTTGTCTCTACTCCTGACCCTAAAGATGCTTTGGGCTCTGTCCTGGGAATTCTCCATTCTCACATGGGCATGAGCCGGGGAACTATAACCCTCTTGAACCCGCAGACTCATGACCTGAGCATTGTGGTGGCTCATGGGCTGACTGATCAGGAAATGGAGCGGGGACGCTACCAGGTGGGAGAGGGAATCACCGGCACAGTGGTAGAAAAGGGATCGCCCGTAATTGTTCCCAATGTGGGAAAAGAGCCGCTCTTCTTAGACCGGACCAAGGCCCGTGGAGATATCCAGAAAAAAAATATCTCCTTCATTTGTGTGCCCATCAAAATGGGATCGGTTATCTATGGCGCGCTCAGTGTGGACCGCCTGTTCAGCGAAGACATCTCTTTTGAGGAGGATTTAAGGCTTCTCACCATTATTGCCTCCAATGTTGCCCAATCCATAAAAATCAGCCAGATGATGGAAGAGGAAAGGAACCGCTTGCGGGACGAAAATGTAACCTTGAAGGAGCAGCTCAAGGAGCGGTACAGCTTCTACAATATCGTGGGCAGAAGCAACAAGATGACAGATGTGTTCGAGATGATCGAGCAGGTCTCAGCCAGTGACGCTACCGTGCTCATCAGGGGAGAGAGCGGGACAGGTAAGGAGCTTGTGGCCAATGCTATCCATTATAACAGTCCGAGGGCCAAGGGGCCGTTTATTAAGATGAACTGCGCCGCCATACCGGAGACATTGATTGAAGCCGAGCTCTTCGGGCACGAAAGAGGCGCCTTCACCGGCGCAGTGGTCAAGCGGATCGGGAAATTCGAGCGGGCCCACACGGGAACTTTTTTTCTGGATGAGATCGGGACCCTCAATCTCACTGCCCAGGCCAAGATTTTAAGGGTATTGCAGGAAAGGGAGTTCGAAAGAGTCGGCGGAGCGGATACAATCAAGGTGGATGTGCGGATCATTGCCGCCACCAATAAACCCCTGGAAGAGGCCTTGCAGGAGGGTACTTTCAGGGAGGATCTCTACTACCGCCTCAATATTTTCCCCATCTATCTTCCCCCGCTGCGGGAGAGAAAAACGGATATCCTTCTCTTGGCCGATTTTTTCCTGAAAAAGTACCGGAAAAAATATGGGAAGGATATCAGGAGAATCTCCACTCCGGCGATTGACATGCTCATGCGCTATCACTGGCCCGGCAATGTGCGGGAGCTGGAAAATTGCATGGAAAGAGCCGTGCTCCTGTGTACCGACCATGTTATCCATAGCTATCACCTGCCGCCTACCCTCCAGACGGGCAAAGAGTCTGGCACTCTGCCTGCCCAGTCCCTGGACTCCGCGATCGAGACGCTGGAAAAAGAATTGATTATCGACGCTTTGAAAGCCAGTCATGGCAGCCTGGTCGGTGCAGCCAGACTCCTGAGCACCTCGAAAAGAGTTCTGGGCCTGAGAGTAAAGAAGTATCGCCTCAACCCAAAGCAATACCGCTAG
- the nifH gene encoding nitrogenase iron protein: MRKIAIYGKGGIGKSTTTQNTVAGLASDLKAKVLVVGCDPKADSTRLLLGGLHQRTVLDTLREEGEDVELENVRKIGFGGCLCVESGGPEPGVGCAGRGIITAINLLENLGAYEESEKLDYVFYDVLGDVVCGGFAMPIREGKANEIYIVVSGEMMAMYAANNICKGIVKFAESGGVRLGGLICNSRKVDNEKELITAFAEKLGTQMIYFVPRDNMVQRAEINRKTVIDYDPDCEQAQNYRNLARAIAENEMFVIPKPMQQDELEKILIDYGMVG; the protein is encoded by the coding sequence ATGAGAAAAATCGCTATTTACGGAAAAGGTGGTATTGGAAAATCAACCACTACCCAAAACACGGTGGCCGGGTTGGCTTCGGACCTCAAGGCCAAGGTTCTGGTTGTGGGCTGTGACCCCAAGGCGGACTCGACGCGCCTTCTTTTAGGCGGGCTGCATCAACGTACCGTTTTGGACACCCTGCGCGAGGAGGGTGAAGATGTCGAGCTTGAAAATGTGCGCAAGATCGGATTCGGCGGATGCCTGTGCGTGGAATCAGGCGGCCCTGAGCCGGGCGTGGGGTGCGCTGGACGCGGCATTATCACGGCCATTAATTTACTGGAAAACCTGGGGGCCTACGAAGAATCGGAGAAACTGGATTACGTCTTCTACGATGTCCTCGGTGACGTTGTCTGCGGCGGTTTTGCCATGCCTATCCGTGAGGGCAAGGCCAACGAAATCTACATCGTTGTTTCCGGGGAAATGATGGCCATGTATGCAGCGAACAATATCTGTAAAGGGATCGTCAAGTTTGCCGAGTCGGGAGGAGTCAGACTGGGAGGGCTGATCTGCAACAGCCGTAAGGTGGACAACGAGAAGGAGTTAATCACCGCTTTTGCGGAAAAGCTTGGCACTCAGATGATTTACTTCGTTCCCAGGGACAATATGGTGCAGCGGGCTGAGATCAACAGAAAGACAGTCATCGATTATGACCCGGATTGTGAGCAGGCCCAGAATTATCGCAATCTGGCCAGGGCCATTGCTGAAAACGAAATGTTTGTCATCCCAAAGCCAATGCAGCAGGATGAACTGGAAAAAATCCTGATCGACTACGGAATGGTAGGTTAA
- a CDS encoding P-II family nitrogen regulator yields the protein MIMIRAIVRPEKSNEVMKALMDAGFPAVTKMEVFGRGKQRGLKVGEVTYDELPKDLLLIVVRDEDKDFVIRSIMESARSGERGAFGDGKIFVSPVDEVYTISSGSRETSAEAAREAVSAAPREGAA from the coding sequence ATGATTATGATCAGAGCTATCGTCAGACCGGAAAAGAGCAATGAAGTTATGAAGGCGCTTATGGATGCCGGATTTCCGGCAGTAACGAAAATGGAGGTTTTCGGCAGGGGCAAGCAGCGGGGGTTGAAGGTGGGAGAAGTTACCTACGATGAGCTGCCCAAGGACCTTTTGTTGATCGTGGTCAGGGATGAGGATAAGGATTTCGTTATCCGCAGTATCATGGAATCGGCCAGATCGGGAGAGCGCGGTGCTTTTGGCGACGGGAAGATATTCGTGAGCCCTGTTGATGAGGTATATACCATAAGCAGCGGCAGCAGGGAAACATCAGCCGAAGCCGCACGAGAGGCAGTCAGCGCGGCACCCCGGGAGGGAGCGGCATGA
- a CDS encoding P-II family nitrogen regulator, whose translation MKEIIAIIRMNRMSQTKKALIEIGFPSFTAHKVMGRGRGFVDLDLLRGAAEGLEDAIPQLAQGPRLIPKRLLKMVVPDDKIELLVETLIKVNQTGNAGDGKIFVMPITDAIRIRTKESGLEAISEMNE comes from the coding sequence ATGAAAGAGATCATAGCCATTATCCGCATGAACAGAATGAGCCAGACCAAAAAAGCGCTCATCGAAATCGGATTTCCCTCGTTCACCGCTCATAAGGTCATGGGCCGGGGCAGGGGGTTTGTAGACCTGGACCTTTTGCGGGGTGCCGCCGAAGGGTTGGAGGATGCCATTCCTCAGCTTGCTCAGGGACCTCGCCTGATCCCAAAGCGGCTCCTGAAGATGGTGGTGCCGGATGATAAGATCGAGCTTCTCGTCGAGACCTTAATAAAGGTCAATCAAACAGGCAATGCCGGGGATGGAAAGATATTCGTTATGCCCATCACCGATGCTATCAGGATCAGGACCAAGGAAAGCGGACTTGAGGCCATCAGTGAGATGAATGAATAG